A genome region from Panicum virgatum strain AP13 chromosome 4K, P.virgatum_v5, whole genome shotgun sequence includes the following:
- the LOC120703113 gene encoding uncharacterized protein LOC120703113 → MIMFNYFVIDEVLFFVHYIDVVSNCLYFHFFPREVVINYGKVCVTFHELGSSLSRTDKVPVHSHVINALCRKLFKDRHPSVSRRHYFFSTAGDYLIRNEGNLNYHKNNCERCFRFANQCFSFMSSDLLFFPICHENHWFVFIVAIRDGYFVFLDSCFGENHYFQEKARSVIIPNFVKAWDEFIGYNYEFEDFIIHYAPVPKQDIEYWSKHDDGIFVMKYLELWDPYMNMMVQFQPSSINDIRVKYVSEMIFSKHDEMNSAKELISNFEAMNNIRMSANFQPASSLNF, encoded by the exons ATGATCATGTTTAATTATTTTGTAATTGATGAAGTTTTGTTTTTTGTGCATTACATTGATGTTGTTTCTAACTGTTTGTACTTTCACTTTTTTCCTAGAGAGGTTGTAATTAATTATGGGAAAGTCTGTGTGACATTTCATGAGCTCGGGTCATCGTTAAGTCGCACTGACAAGGTTCCTGTTCACAGTCATGTGATTAATGCTCTGTGTCGTAAGCTTTTCAAAGATAGACATCCTAGTGTTTCACGCCGGCATTACTTCTTCTCTACTGCTGGA GACTATTTGATCCGAAATGAAGGAAATTTAAACTACCACAAAAACAACTGTGAGAGGTGCTTCAGGTTTGCGAACCAGTGTTTCAGTTTCATGTCCTCAGACCTG TTGTTTTTTCCTATATGTCATGAGAACCATTGGTTTGTTTTCATCGTTGCAATTCGAGATGGTTATTTTGTATTCTTGGATTCCTGCTTTGGGGAGAATCATTACTTTCAGGAGAAAGCAAGATCAGTCATT ATACCAAATTTTGTCAAGGCTTGGGATGAATTCATCGGTTATAATTATGAGTTTGAAGATTTTATTATTCACTATGCGCCAGTGCCAAAACAAGATATAGAATATTGGTCGAAACATGATGATGGTATTTTTGTAATGAAATACCTTGAATTGTGGGATCCTTATATGAATATGATGGTTCAATTCCAGCCGTCCAGTATTAATGATATAAGAGTTAAGTATGTTTCTGAAATGATCTTCAGCAAGCACGATGAGATGAATTCTGCAAAGGAGCTAATTTCAAACTTTGAAGCTATG AATAACATCAGGATGTCCGCCAACTTTCAGCCTGCAAGCTCCCTCAACTTTTAG